A stretch of Nitrospirota bacterium DNA encodes these proteins:
- a CDS encoding prepilin peptidase: protein MAIYIIAGVFGLVVGSFLNVCVYRIPRRLSIVSPSSRCPSCGQPISPLDNIPIISYVLLGGRCRHCRAKISLRYPLIEALNGILYMSLVYRFGIGWHTPIYLAFLSSLIVITFIDLDFQIIPNGITLTGIPIGLIAGSLLLPDPFIRAEMLGFKTSIIGAFSGFSLFYLTAFLSRGGMGGGDIKMMAMVGALMGWKSVLTTTFIGSLFGSLVGLFLMIFKGKGRKTKIPFGPFLALGAVITLFWGQELLRLYMYGWL from the coding sequence ATGGCTATTTATATTATTGCAGGTGTGTTTGGATTAGTTGTTGGCTCTTTCCTTAATGTATGCGTTTACAGGATTCCAAGAAGGCTCTCAATAGTAAGCCCATCCTCGAGATGTCCCTCATGCGGTCAGCCCATAAGTCCGTTGGACAATATCCCGATTATAAGCTATGTGCTCTTAGGAGGCAGGTGCAGGCACTGTAGAGCCAAAATCTCTCTAAGGTATCCGCTCATAGAGGCACTTAATGGTATCCTTTATATGAGCCTCGTATATCGCTTTGGCATAGGCTGGCACACGCCAATTTATCTTGCCTTTCTGTCTTCCTTAATAGTAATCACATTTATAGATTTGGATTTTCAGATAATACCAAATGGCATTACCCTTACAGGCATCCCGATTGGTCTTATTGCAGGCAGTCTACTCCTTCCTGACCCTTTCATAAGGGCAGAGATGTTAGGCTTTAAGACCTCCATAATAGGTGCATTCAGTGGGTTTTCGCTTTTTTATCTTACTGCTTTCTTAAGTAGAGGCGGTATGGGCGGAGGCGATATAAAGATGATGGCTATGGTAGGTGCGCTCATGGGCTGGAAATCTGTGCTTACTACGACATTCATTGGAAGCCTATTTGGCTCTTTGGTGGGATTGTTCCTCATGATATTCAAAGGCAAAGGAAGAAAAACCAAAATCCCCTTTGGTCCATTTCTTGCTCTGGGTGCAGTAATAACCCTTTTCTGGGGTCAGGAACTACTCAGGTTGTATATGTATGGATGGCTCTAA
- the galU gene encoding UTP--glucose-1-phosphate uridylyltransferase GalU, whose protein sequence is MERTTIRKAILPAAGLGTRFLPATKASPKEMLPIVDKPMIQYAVEEALSCGIEEFLIITGKHKRAIEDHFDSAFELEENLKKLGKRKLLEEINKLSHINFAYIRQKATLGLGHAILTAKPFVKDEPFAVLLSDDIIPAEERLLSEMLRLYESVRCSILCIMKVHRSEVSRYGIVDALKESSGLYRINDLVEKPSPEEAPSELAIIGRYVLTPDIFEMLEKSGPGKGGEIQLTDALRMLLKKKPIYGFLYKGKRYDAGDKLGFLMATVEMAIENLEVSNGFKDFIIKTASRLKK, encoded by the coding sequence ATGGAGAGGACTACGATAAGAAAGGCAATACTTCCAGCCGCAGGTCTTGGCACAAGGTTTCTGCCTGCTACAAAGGCATCTCCTAAAGAGATGTTGCCTATTGTCGACAAGCCAATGATACAGTATGCAGTGGAAGAGGCACTTTCCTGCGGTATAGAGGAGTTCCTCATTATTACAGGAAAGCATAAAAGGGCAATAGAGGACCACTTCGATTCTGCATTCGAGCTTGAGGAAAACCTAAAGAAGTTAGGCAAGAGAAAACTCCTCGAAGAGATAAACAAGCTGAGCCATATAAATTTCGCATACATCAGGCAAAAAGCCACACTCGGACTGGGACATGCTATACTTACTGCAAAGCCATTTGTAAAGGATGAGCCTTTTGCTGTTCTTTTAAGCGATGATATTATTCCTGCTGAAGAGAGGCTTTTGTCGGAGATGCTCAGGCTCTATGAGAGCGTGAGATGCTCGATTTTATGCATTATGAAGGTTCATAGGTCAGAGGTCAGTAGATATGGTATAGTAGATGCTCTGAAAGAAAGCAGTGGCTTATACAGGATTAACGACCTTGTGGAGAAACCATCTCCTGAAGAAGCACCCTCGGAACTTGCAATTATCGGAAGATATGTGCTTACTCCGGATATATTCGAGATGCTCGAAAAGTCGGGACCAGGAAAAGGCGGCGAGATTCAGCTTACCGATGCCCTGAGGATGCTACTTAAGAAAAAGCCCATATACGGGTTCCTTTACAAAGGTAAAAGATATGATGCAGGCGACAAGCTTGGCTTCCTCATGGCAACCGTTGAGATGGCTATTGAAAACCTGGAGGTCTCAAACGGGTTTAAGGATTTTATAATAAAGACAGCATCGAGGTTGAAAAAATGA
- a CDS encoding PAS domain-containing protein: MDGSKGFLIYLLLFSLFILFVLLVVLFVLRAYFRAQKKALKAQRTSEMGFVLDTFHGLVSTLKDKGQGLEVLRRLAEERAVIVEGYNENILESVPSGVISLDETMKITKINSAGQRILAINREDVIGRDLKETTLGQLSRLLDRDIERGQTQYVTERGKRLYLGFSLTPLLNAKGKPIGKLFVFTDLTELKALEAQAELRKRLSSLGEMAAGIAHELRNPMGVIAGYTKLLERQVEGSLKKTVDAISKEVSLMDTIINEFLSFAKPGELNISEVNLRNIISASTESILLKNPNILLSNEVSSDITIKGDEILLKQACTNLIQNSIEAKGETIRFSAIHEPDSVAITVSDTGHGIPPAIRDKIFLPFYTTKEKGTGLGLAIVHRIISLHGGSIEVIDSPQGASFRIKLPD, encoded by the coding sequence ATGGATGGCTCTAAGGGCTTTTTAATATATCTACTGCTTTTTTCTTTATTTATCTTATTCGTACTGCTTGTAGTCCTGTTTGTTCTCAGGGCGTATTTCAGAGCACAGAAGAAAGCCCTGAAAGCCCAGCGCACATCAGAGATGGGCTTTGTGCTCGATACATTTCATGGGCTTGTTTCTACATTAAAAGATAAGGGACAGGGGCTTGAGGTATTAAGAAGGCTGGCTGAGGAAAGGGCAGTGATAGTTGAAGGTTATAACGAGAACATCCTCGAGAGCGTTCCAAGCGGAGTTATAAGTCTGGATGAGACAATGAAGATAACCAAGATAAACTCGGCAGGTCAGAGAATCCTTGCAATAAACAGGGAGGATGTCATTGGAAGGGACCTAAAAGAGACAACATTGGGTCAGCTATCCCGACTCTTAGACAGAGATATCGAAAGGGGGCAGACACAATATGTTACAGAAAGGGGTAAAAGGCTCTACCTTGGTTTTTCCCTCACACCTCTTTTAAATGCAAAAGGAAAGCCTATTGGAAAACTTTTTGTATTCACCGACCTTACCGAGCTTAAGGCACTTGAGGCTCAGGCAGAGCTCAGGAAAAGATTATCGAGCTTAGGAGAGATGGCCGCAGGCATTGCACATGAGCTCAGAAACCCAATGGGTGTTATAGCAGGATATACAAAGCTCCTCGAAAGGCAGGTAGAAGGCTCCCTCAAAAAAACAGTGGATGCTATATCGAAAGAGGTCTCTTTAATGGATACTATCATAAATGAATTCCTCTCCTTTGCAAAGCCCGGGGAGCTTAATATTTCAGAGGTAAATCTTAGAAATATTATATCTGCCTCCACGGAAAGCATTCTACTTAAAAACCCAAACATTTTGCTCTCTAATGAGGTTAGTAGTGACATAACCATTAAAGGAGACGAGATCCTTCTTAAGCAGGCATGCACTAACCTTATACAGAACTCCATCGAGGCAAAGGGAGAAACAATCAGGTTTTCCGCAATCCATGAGCCTGACAGCGTTGCCATAACCGTCTCTGATACAGGACACGGCATTCCGCCTGCAATAAGGGATAAAATATTCCTTCCTTTCTATACGACTAAGGAAAAAGGCACAGGACTGGGGCTTGCCATAGTGCATAGAATCATATCCTTGCATGGTGGCTCTATAGAGGTGATTGACAGCCCACAAGGTGCTTCATTCAGGATAAAACTGCCTGATTAA